From Tiliqua scincoides isolate rTilSci1 chromosome 2, rTilSci1.hap2, whole genome shotgun sequence, the proteins below share one genomic window:
- the HSD17B10 gene encoding 3-hydroxyacyl-CoA dehydrogenase type-2: MAAALRSVKGMVALVTGGASGLGRATAERLVQQGGSAVLVDLPTSDGENVAKSLGERCVFAPADVTSELDVKAALALAREKFGHVDAAVNCAGIAVAVKTYNMKKDLPHNLEDFQRVINVNIAGTFNVIRLTAGEMGRNEPDSDGHRGVIINTASVAAFEGQVGQAAYSASKGGIVGMTLPIARDLAPMGIRVVTIAPGLFATPLLASLPEKVRTFLARQVPFPSRLGAPGEYAHLVQCIMENPMLNGEVIRLDGAIRMQP; this comes from the exons GGAATGGTTGCCCTAGTGACTGGTGGGGCATCGGGGCTGGGGCGTGCCACAGCAGAGCGGCTGGTACAACAAGGAGGCAGTGCTGTGCTTGTGGACCTGCCAACGTCTGATGGGGAGAATGTGGCCAAGTCTCTGGGGGAGCGATGTGTTTTTGCTCCTGCTGAT GTAACATCAGAATTGGATGTGAAAGCTGCCCTGGCTCTGGCACGGGAGAAGTTTGGGCATGTGGATGCAGCGGTGAATTGTGCTGGGATTGCAGTAGCTGTAAAGACCTATAATATGAAGAAGGATCTGCCTCACAACTTGGAGGACTTCCAGAGAGTCATCAAT GTGAATATTGCTGGAACATTCAATGTAATTCGTCTGACAGCAGGTGAGATGGGGCGAAATGAGCCTGATTCAGATGGACACAGAGGTGTGATAATCAACACTGCCAGCGTGGCTGCCTTTGAGGGGCAG GTTGGCCAAGCTGCCTATTCTGCTTCCAAAGGAGGCATCGTGGGAATGACACTGCCTATTGCTCGGGATCTTGCCCCTATGGGGATCAGAGTTGTTACCATTGCACCAG GCTTGTTTGCAACTCCTCTGCTGGCATCACTTCCTGAGAAAGTGCGGACCTTTCTGGCACGGCAGGTGCCCTTCCCAAGTCGCCTGGGTGCTCCAGGGGAGTATGCCCACTTGGTGCAGTGCATAATGGAGAATCCCATGCTCAACGGCGAGGTGATTCGGCTGGATGGGGCAATCCGAATGCAGCCCTGA